Proteins encoded within one genomic window of Centroberyx gerrardi isolate f3 unplaced genomic scaffold, fCenGer3.hap1.cur.20231027 Scaffold_123, whole genome shotgun sequence:
- the LOC139920699 gene encoding pyruvate dehydrogenase (acetyl-transferring) kinase isozyme 2, mitochondrial, with translation MKFAQFLLKSSSIAGIPKQVERFSKFSPSPLSMKQFIDFGSANACEKTSFVFLRQELPVRLANIMKEIDFLPDKLLSTPSLQLLTSWYSQSLLEIVEFLEKDPEDKQVLTKFTETLVNVRNRHNNVVPTMAQGVVEYKEAFGVDPVTNQNVQYFLDRFYMSRISTRMLMNQHTLIFDGSVNPAHPKHIGSIDPSCDVVEVVKDAYETSKMLCEQYYLTSPDMEITQVNSKTPGQPLHIVYVPSHLYHMLFELFKNAMRATVETHESSLTLPPIKVRVSLGTEDLTIKMSDRGGGVPLRKIERLFSYMYSTAPSPVHVDNSRNAPLAGFGYGLPISRLYARYFQGDLQLYSMEGHGTSAVIYLKALSSESVERLPVFNKSALRHYQTSTEADDWCMPSKEPKKLGKYERSHQ, from the exons ATGAAGTTCGCTCAGTTTTTGTTGAAAAGCAGCTCAATAGCTGGGATACCAAAACAAGTGGAGAGGTTTTCCAAGTTCTCCCCTTCGCCCTTGTCTATGAAGCAGTTCATTGACTTTG GCTCAGCCAATGCATGTGAGAAGACCTCTTTTGTGTTCCTGCGCCAGGAGCTTCCGGTCAGATTGGCCAACATCATGAAGGAAATTGACTTTCTCCCCGACAAGCTCCTCAGCACTCCATCCCTACAGCTCCTCACTAGCTG GTATTCACAGAGTCTGTTGGAGATTGTGGAGTTTTTAGAGAAAGATCCAGAGGATAAACAGGTCCTGACCAA GTTCACAGAGACTCTGGTGAACGTCCGTAACCGGCACAACAACGTGGTGCCCACCATGGCCCAGGGCGTGGTGGAGTACAAGGAGGCCTTCGGCGTGGACCCCGTCACCAACCAGAACGTCCAGTACTTCTTGGACCGCTTCTACATGAGCCGCATCTCCACACGCATGCTCATGAACCAGCACA CGTTAATCTTCGACGGCAGCGTCAACCCAGCCCATCCCAAACATATTGGCAGCATCGACCCCAGCTGTGACGTGGTGGAGGTAGTAAAAG ATGCCTATGAGACTTCCAAGATGCTCTGTGAGCAGTATTACCTGACATCTCCTGATATGGAGATCACACAAGTCAACT CCAAAACCCCTGGCCAGCCCCTCCACATTGTCTATGTGCCATCCCACCTCTACCACATGCTGTTTGAGCTCTTCAAG AACGCCATGCGAGCCACAGTAGAGACCCATGAGTCGAGCCTGACTCTGCCGCCCATCAAAGTGCGAGTCTCACTGGGCACTGAGGACCTCACCATCAAG ATGTCTGACAGAGGAGGTGGAGTCCCTCTGAGGAAGATTGAGCGTCTGTTCAGCTACATGTACTCCACGGCCCCCAGTCCCGTCCATGTGGACAACTCCCGCAACGCTCCTCTG gCTGGTTTTGGCTATGGCCTGCCCATCTCCCGTCTGTATGCCAGGTACTTCCAGGGAGACCTGCAGCTCTACTCCATGGAGGGCCATGGCACCTCAGCTGTCATATACTTGAAG GCCTTGTCCTCAGAGTcagtggagagacttcctgttTTCAACAAGTCGGCCCTAAGGCATTACCAGACGAGCACAGAGGCGGATGACTGGTGCATGCCCAGCAAGGAGCCGAAGAAGCTGGGCAAGTACGAGAGGAGTCACCAATGA